The Vreelandella piezotolerans genomic interval GCTCCGAGCAAAAGGTAGCGCGGTTCGTGCTGCGTAATCCCGATGAAGTGATCCATATGCGGATCGTGGACCTGGCCACCGAGGCGAAGGTGAGCGAGCCCACCGTGGTGCGCTTCTGTCGCGCCCTTGGCTGCAACGGGTTTCAGGATTTCAAGCTCCAGCTCGCTCAGATGCTGGCCAGTGGCAGCCAGTTTGCCCAGTTCTCCATGAACGATAGCGACTCGGTGGCGGAGTTTTCCCACAGCATTTTCGACTCCACCGTGGGCACGCTGCTGTCGGTACGCGACCGGCTCGACAACGAATCGCTGGGGCGGGCCGTGAACGCGCTGGCCATGGCCAACCGGGTGGAGTTTTACGGCTTTGGCGCCTCCGGTGCCGTGGCATTCGATGCCCAGCACAAGTTCTTTCGCCTGCAGATCTCGACCTCTGCCTACGCCGACCCGCACATGCAGAACATGTCGGCGGTGACGCTGCAAGAGGGCGATGTAGTGGTGGCGATTTCGCAAACCGGGCGCACCAAGGCGCTGGTGGCCAGCGTACGTTTGGCCCGCGAAGCGGGGGCCACGGTGATTGGCCTGTGCCCCAGCGAGTCTCCGCTGGCCCACGAAGTGAGCTTGCCGCTGTTCATCGATGTGCACGAAGATACCGAGATTTACACGCCGCTCAGCTCGCGCATCGCGCATCTAGTGCTGATCGACGTGCTGGCCGTTGGCGTGGCCAAAACCCGCGGCCCCAAGCTTGCCGAACAGCTCAAAGCGGTGAAAAAGAGCCTGACCACGCTGCGTTACCCAGACGATCAATAAACGCAGCCCAACGCGACGTACGCTGTATACCCAGCCAGTGGGCGGGCTGTGCTAAACTGGCCGCCCATTTTTCGAACCGGCAGCGGCTTATATGGACGACGTCACGGCGATACTCGATCAGCTCAACCCCGCCCAGCGAGAGGCCGTCAGTGCCCCCCAGGGCAACCTACTGGTACTGGCGGGCGCGGGCTCCGGTAAAACCCGCGTGCTGGTTCACCGCATTGCCTGGCTGATGCAGGCCGAGGGGCTGTCGCCTTACGCGCTGCTGGCGGTCACGTTTACCAATAAAGCGGCGCGCGAAATGCGCACGCGCCTGGAAGCGCTGCTGGGCATCTCCATGCGCCACGTGTGGGTCGGCACCTTCCACTCCATTGCCCACCGGCTGCTGCGTACCCACTGGCAAGATGCCCGCCTGCCGCAACACTTCCAAATCATCGATTCCGATGATCAGCTCCGGCTGATCAAACGACTGCTCAAAGATTACTCGATCGACGACGAGCGCTTCCCGCCCCGCCAGGTGCAGGGGTTCATTGCGGGCTGCAAAGAGGAAGGGCTGCGGCCACACCAAGTCAACGTCAACGGTGATGGCTATTTGGCACAGATGGTCGAGCTCTACGAGCGCTATCAGTTCACCTGCGAACGCGGGGGGCTGGTGGATTTCGGCGAGCTGCTGCTGCGCAGCCTGGAGCTTTTGCGCGACAACCCGCTGCTGCTGAACCACTATCGCGAGCGTTTCGGCCATGTGCTGGTGGACGAGTTCCAAGACACCAACACCCTACAGTACGCGTGGCTGAAACTGCTGACCGGCCAGCAAACGCCGATGACGGCGGTGGGCGATGATGACCAGTCGATTTACGGCTGGCGGGGCGCCAAAGTGGAAAACATTCGCCGCTTCGAAGAGGAGTTTCCCGATACCCACACGGTGCGTCTGGAGCAGAACTATCGTTCGACCAGCGCGATTTTGGACGCTGCCAACGCGCTGATCAGCCATAACAGCGAGCGGTTGGGCAAAAACCTCTGGACCGATGGTATCGAGGGCGAACCGATCTCGGTGTATGCCGGGTTCAACGACCTGGAAGAAGCCCGCTACATCGTCGACACCATCAAAGAGAAAACCGAGGAGGGCTTCAACCGTCGTGATGTGGCCATTCTATACCGCTCCAACGCCCAGTCACGGCTGCTGGAAGAGACGCTGATTCGCCAAGGGATGCCCTACCGCATCTACGGCGGCCACCGCTTTTACGAGCGGCTGGAGATCAAGAACGCCCTGGCCTACCTGCGCCTGCTGCTCAATCGTGACGACGATGCCTCCCTCGAACGCGTCATCAACGTCCCCACCCGAGGCATCGGCACTCGCACGGTGGAAATCGTTCGCCACCGCGCCCGCGAGCAGAGTGTCTCGCTCTGGCAGGCGCTCCACGACGCGATTCAGGATGGCACCTTGAAAGGCCGCGCGGGCAACGCCGTTCAAGCCTTCGCCAACCTGATCGAGCAGCTCGATAACGACGCCGCCGGGCTACCGCTACATGAAATCATCGATCATGTCACTGCCCATACCGGGTTGATCGAACACCATCAAAGTGAGCGTGGTGAAAAGGGCCAGGCCCGTGTCGAAAACTTGGAAGAGCTGGTCACCGCCGCCCGCGCCTTCACCCATGGCGACGCCTTCGAAACCCCGGAAGCGGGCGAAGGCATGGCAGCACTGGAAGCCTTCTTATCAGAAGCCGCCCTCAACGCGGGCGACCACGAAGCCGAAGAGTTCGAGGACAGCGTGCAACTGATGACGCTGCATTCGGCCAAGGGCCTGGAGTTTCCCGTGGTGTTCATCGCGGGCGTGGAAGAGGGGCTGTTTCCCCACAAGATGTCCGTGGAAGAGCCTGGGCGGCTCGAAGAGGAGCGTAGGCTTTGCTACGTGGGCGTCACACGCGCCATGCAGAAGCTCTACCTCACCCACGCGGAAACCCGCCGACTGCACGGTAAAGAAGTGTTTCCACGCCCATCGCGCTTCTTGCGTGAGCTGCCGCCTCATCTGCTGGAGGAGGTCCGCCTGCGAGGCCATGTATCTCGCCCGGTGACCGCCTCGCGGCAAAGTTTTGCCCAAACCAATATCGAGAGCGACGGCGAGCTCCCTGCGCTGCACGTCGGCCAGCGAGTCGAGCACCCGGTCTTCGGCGAGGGCATCATTCTCAACGCCGAGGGAGAAGGCGCCCGTGCGCGGGTGCAGGTGAGCTTCGATGGCGAAGGCGTGAAGTGGCTCGTGCTCGGTTTTGCCAAACTGACACCGCTTTGAACGTAGCGCCGTTTTCACCTCGTAAAAGGGCAAGTGAAGACAGGGACTTGCCCTATAAAAGCGGCTTAGCGCATACTGGCAGGCGGACACTGCGCTCACTGCGCTTATAAAAAAACAGCCTATAATTTCGGAGTCATGCCCGCCATGCAACGCCGCCAATTTTTGAAAACCGCCGGCCTAGGCGCCGCCGGTGTCGCTGCTGCCCCCTTTGTTTCTACCGCCAGCGCTAACGAAACCTACACGTGGGATATGGTCACCTCCTGGCCGAAGAACTTCCCTGCCCTCGGTACTGGCGCCAACGACTTTGCCCGCCGAGTGGAGCAGCTCTCGAACGGCCGTATGCGCATTCGCGTTCATGGTGCAGGCGAGCTCGTGCCAGCACTGGAAGTATTTGACGCCGTCGCCGCAGGCACCGCCGAAATGGGCCACTCCGCCTCTTATTATTGGCGCGGCAAAGTGGCTGCCTCTCAGTTCTTCACCGCCGTGCCCTTTGGCATGACTACCACCGAAATGAACGCGTGGCTATATCATGGCGGTGGCCAAGAGCTGTGGGATGAGATCTACGCCAACCACAATCTGAAACCCTTTGCCGTGGGCAACACCGGTACGCAGATGGCGGGCTGGTTCAAAAAAGAGATCAACTCCCTCGAGGACATGCAGGGCCTCAAGCTGCGCCTGCCGGGGCTCGCCGGGGAAGCCATGAACGGCATCGGCGTCAGTACCGTCAACATGGCCGGTTCTGAAATCTTTACCTCACTGCAAACCGGTGCGCTCGACGCGGCGGACTGGGTCGGCCCCTATAACGACCTAGCGTTCGGCCTGCATCAAGTGGCGGATTACTACTACACGTCCGTGTGGAACGAGCCCACTGCCGTTCTCGAAGGCACCGTCAACCTGGATGCCTGGAACGCGCTGCCGGAAGACTTGCAGGACGTGATTCGTGAAGCGGCGCGCGCTTCTAACCTAGCGATGATCAGCGAGTTTGCCTACCGCAATGCTCAGGCCCTGGAAACGCTGGTGGAAGAGCACGGCGTGCAGCTACGCACGTTCCCGGAAGACGTCATGGCCGCGCTGTACGAGTCCTCCAAGCAGGCGATTCAGCGTCAGGTCGAGAGCGATGAAGAGTCTCGCCGCGTTTACGAGTCCTATTCGGCCTTCCAGGAAGTGGTGCGCCCGTTTAGTGACGTAGGGGAGTACGCCTACCTGAAAAGCCGCGACAATGTCGGTGCTTAACGTATTAGCCAATGTGAAAGGGCGCTTCGGCGCCCTTTTTTGCTATAAGGTCACGCTTACGATGTGACGGACTAGCCATGGACGGCACGGATACGACCGTTATCGTCCAACGCCACCATGACGAAACGCGCTTCGGTGACTTTCTGGCGCTCTTCAATGTGGCGGCCTTGGGGTGGGCGCACCCACACCTCGACATCGATTTTGATCGAGCTATGGCCAATATCCTGCACTTGGGTATAGACACTCACCATGGACCCGACCCGCACCGGGCTCAAAAAATCCATGGCTTCGATGGCGACCGTCGCGGTGCGGCCACCGGCTTCACGCCCGGCAGCCAGCTCCGCCGCTTGGTCCATATGATTCACTAACCAGCCGCCAGGAATATCGCCATAGAGATTGGTATCTTGCCGAGAAGCCAGTAACTTTAAGGTGAGCTGCCCTTTGGGGGCCGGTACGTCGTCCAAGTCGGTATCCAGCGGTGTCATAAGGTGGTCGCTTTGTAAGGTTATTGTTGTAGTGAAACGCTGTAGTAAAACCGGTACTCAAAACCGGCACTACGCAAGTGCATCACGTTGCTGCATCGCAACAGGGTAGCGATAGTTAATCATAAGAGGGGTGATGTTTGAAGGGCAATCGTTGGGCGTGCCATTGCGAGCGGATTCATCGCTGTTGTCGCCGTTGGGTGGCCATGGGCGTGCTGCTCTGCTCCACGGTTGCCTGGGGGCAACCTGCACCGGTGAGCGGCACCTTGGGTGCCGTAGGCTCCGACACCATGGCGGGGCTGATGCTCCGCTGGGGGGAAGCACTCAACCACCGCTACCCGGATATTACGCTGCAGTTTCAAGCAGGTGGCTCTGCCAGTGCACCGACCGCGCTAGTGGCAGGAACGACGCGCTTTGGCCCGATGTCGCGCCCCATGACCGATACCGAGCGTCAACAGTTCATCGAGCGCTACGGCTACCCGCCCCGTGAATTGAGCGTTGCCCGAGATGCCCTACTGCTGGTGGTTCACCGCCACAACCCTCTGGCATCGCTCACCCGCGAGCAAGCCGATGCGATTTTTTCCACCACCTTGGCGTGTGGGGGGCAGCAGCCAATCCGTCGCTGGGAAGAGTTACTGCCTGTGGCGCAGTGGCCCTACGGCAAGATTGCGCTACATGGCCGTAACTTGGCCTCTGGCACCCACGGGCTGTTTCTGGACCGGGCTCTATGCAACGGCCAATTCCGTCGCGATATCAGCGAACACCCTGGCTCGTCGGCGGTGATCGCCGCCGTAGGCGAGTCACCCAATGCCATGGGCTACGCAGGCTATAACCACGTGAATGCGATGGTTCGTGCCCTGCCGCTGATCGACGAGGCCGGCCGCGCTATCCGGCCAACTGTCTCGACGATCCAGGACGGCACTTATCCGTTATCGCGAAACCTCTACCTCTACGTGAATCTGCCGCCAGGGGAGACGCTACCGCCTGCCGAACAGGCGTTCATCGAACTGATCTTCTCCGACGAAGGTCAGCAAATCGTTCGAGCAGCGGGCTTCGTACCGCTGCCCCAAGCGCTGCGACAGCCGCCGCTGCTGGCGCCTTAGATTGTCATTTAAATGTCATAAACATGCCGTAGGGTGAAGAACTTATGCCATGTACGTACTTTTTTGCGACGCTACTCGTTTCTTTATGATGTCGACATGACTCCCCCACGGCTACCTCTTTCGCGTCAGCCGCTGCGCCTCATTCATGACCGTATTGCCACTGGCCTGATTACCGCCGGTGGTATCGGTGTTCTATTGGCCATTCTTGCCATTGGCGTGTTTCTAATATGGGAAACGCTACCGCTGCTGTCGTTTGGCGACACCTTATCTCTCAGCACGTTATCGCCACTGGCATGGGGTACGCTCAAAGCGGCCCTCGCTGCCATGCTGTTCGCGACCCCCATCGCGCTGGGCGCGGCCATGTACTCGGCGCTGTTCATGTCGGCACGGCTACGCAGCCGTATCAAGCCGCTATTGGAACTTATGGAAGCCATTCCCGGCGTGGTCGTGGGCTTCATTGCCGGTTTGCTGCTGGCACCTTGGGTAGAGCGTCATCTCGCCAGTACGCTACTGGTGTTTATATGGCTGCCGCTAAGCGCTGGAGTGGCAGGCTCGCTCTGGTATTTCGCCGGTTCGCGTGTGCGTCGGTGGCTGCCGCTCTCTTGGGCGGGCCTCTGGCTGATGCCTTGGCTCGCCATCATGATCACCTTGGCGCTGTGGTTGGCACCGCTCTTGGAACAGCTCTGGTTCGGCGGCGACCTACGGCTCATGCTCGATCAGCAGTACGGCCTCGATTACGCCACCCGTAACGCGCTGATCGTGGGGATCGCCATGGGGTTTGCGGTGATTCCTAGCATCTACTCGCTGGCCGAGGACGCGCTCGCCGATGTGCCTGCCAGCTTGATGGAGGGCGCTCAAGCACTGGGTGCCAGTCGCTGGCAGGCGCTGTGGAAAGTCGCGCTGCCTACCGCAGGCCCAGGAGTCTTCTCGGCCGTCATCATAGGTGCCGGGCGCGCGGTGGGCGAAACCATGATCGTCTTGATGGCCAGCGGCAATACCGCGCTGCTCAGCGCAAGTCCCTTCGAAGGGTTGCGCTCGCTATCGGCATCGATT includes:
- the hexR gene encoding transcriptional regulator HexR; the protein is MSRALFDEMRRRMEHFRRSEQKVARFVLRNPDEVIHMRIVDLATEAKVSEPTVVRFCRALGCNGFQDFKLQLAQMLASGSQFAQFSMNDSDSVAEFSHSIFDSTVGTLLSVRDRLDNESLGRAVNALAMANRVEFYGFGASGAVAFDAQHKFFRLQISTSAYADPHMQNMSAVTLQEGDVVVAISQTGRTKALVASVRLAREAGATVIGLCPSESPLAHEVSLPLFIDVHEDTEIYTPLSSRIAHLVLIDVLAVGVAKTRGPKLAEQLKAVKKSLTTLRYPDDQ
- the uvrD gene encoding DNA helicase II — encoded protein: MDDVTAILDQLNPAQREAVSAPQGNLLVLAGAGSGKTRVLVHRIAWLMQAEGLSPYALLAVTFTNKAAREMRTRLEALLGISMRHVWVGTFHSIAHRLLRTHWQDARLPQHFQIIDSDDQLRLIKRLLKDYSIDDERFPPRQVQGFIAGCKEEGLRPHQVNVNGDGYLAQMVELYERYQFTCERGGLVDFGELLLRSLELLRDNPLLLNHYRERFGHVLVDEFQDTNTLQYAWLKLLTGQQTPMTAVGDDDQSIYGWRGAKVENIRRFEEEFPDTHTVRLEQNYRSTSAILDAANALISHNSERLGKNLWTDGIEGEPISVYAGFNDLEEARYIVDTIKEKTEEGFNRRDVAILYRSNAQSRLLEETLIRQGMPYRIYGGHRFYERLEIKNALAYLRLLLNRDDDASLERVINVPTRGIGTRTVEIVRHRAREQSVSLWQALHDAIQDGTLKGRAGNAVQAFANLIEQLDNDAAGLPLHEIIDHVTAHTGLIEHHQSERGEKGQARVENLEELVTAARAFTHGDAFETPEAGEGMAALEAFLSEAALNAGDHEAEEFEDSVQLMTLHSAKGLEFPVVFIAGVEEGLFPHKMSVEEPGRLEEERRLCYVGVTRAMQKLYLTHAETRRLHGKEVFPRPSRFLRELPPHLLEEVRLRGHVSRPVTASRQSFAQTNIESDGELPALHVGQRVEHPVFGEGIILNAEGEGARARVQVSFDGEGVKWLVLGFAKLTPL
- a CDS encoding TRAP transporter substrate-binding protein, with amino-acid sequence MQRRQFLKTAGLGAAGVAAAPFVSTASANETYTWDMVTSWPKNFPALGTGANDFARRVEQLSNGRMRIRVHGAGELVPALEVFDAVAAGTAEMGHSASYYWRGKVAASQFFTAVPFGMTTTEMNAWLYHGGGQELWDEIYANHNLKPFAVGNTGTQMAGWFKKEINSLEDMQGLKLRLPGLAGEAMNGIGVSTVNMAGSEIFTSLQTGALDAADWVGPYNDLAFGLHQVADYYYTSVWNEPTAVLEGTVNLDAWNALPEDLQDVIREAARASNLAMISEFAYRNAQALETLVEEHGVQLRTFPEDVMAALYESSKQAIQRQVESDEESRRVYESYSAFQEVVRPFSDVGEYAYLKSRDNVGA
- a CDS encoding acyl-CoA thioesterase; the encoded protein is MTPLDTDLDDVPAPKGQLTLKLLASRQDTNLYGDIPGGWLVNHMDQAAELAAGREAGGRTATVAIEAMDFLSPVRVGSMVSVYTQVQDIGHSSIKIDVEVWVRPPQGRHIEERQKVTEARFVMVALDDNGRIRAVHG
- a CDS encoding PstS family phosphate ABC transporter substrate-binding protein, with product MKGNRWACHCERIHRCCRRWVAMGVLLCSTVAWGQPAPVSGTLGAVGSDTMAGLMLRWGEALNHRYPDITLQFQAGGSASAPTALVAGTTRFGPMSRPMTDTERQQFIERYGYPPRELSVARDALLLVVHRHNPLASLTREQADAIFSTTLACGGQQPIRRWEELLPVAQWPYGKIALHGRNLASGTHGLFLDRALCNGQFRRDISEHPGSSAVIAAVGESPNAMGYAGYNHVNAMVRALPLIDEAGRAIRPTVSTIQDGTYPLSRNLYLYVNLPPGETLPPAEQAFIELIFSDEGQQIVRAAGFVPLPQALRQPPLLAP
- a CDS encoding ABC transporter permease subunit is translated as MTPPRLPLSRQPLRLIHDRIATGLITAGGIGVLLAILAIGVFLIWETLPLLSFGDTLSLSTLSPLAWGTLKAALAAMLFATPIALGAAMYSALFMSARLRSRIKPLLELMEAIPGVVVGFIAGLLLAPWVERHLASTLLVFIWLPLSAGVAGSLWYFAGSRVRRWLPLSWAGLWLMPWLAIMITLALWLAPLLEQLWFGGDLRLMLDQQYGLDYATRNALIVGIAMGFAVIPSIYSLAEDALADVPASLMEGAQALGASRWQALWKVALPTAGPGVFSAVIIGAGRAVGETMIVLMASGNTALLSASPFEGLRSLSASIAIELPEAAPGGMTYHLLIFAALTLFLFTFLVNTLAEMVRQRLRQRYQRIGGSR